One Phragmites australis chromosome 23, lpPhrAust1.1, whole genome shotgun sequence DNA window includes the following coding sequences:
- the LOC133906239 gene encoding uncharacterized protein LOC133906239 isoform X1, producing the protein MVQARQGSAASPGDGGSGSGGGRGRGRGGGRGEKRPSPSASPSSASPQSASPTKRSKAEAAPAAAAETSTGPAEAQVSREQCQPPKPWAKLLSESSQTPHVPIFGNEISVGRGDNCDIYLGDQYVSRTLCILRHLEQGGQCELEVTGKNGRVEVNEGTISQGTKVPLIGGDEVAFGGRGRCRHAYIFLHPLRDNKVTESVPITAEPLGANGKSIHLVNRKGDNSADAGATILASGLNHFEDTLAVPTASSGENNQRVAESALENQSDCTRFLNPSANLPTSGCQSFKDGLKQGILSPDDIEVTLDNFPYYLSENTKNILLSSAFIPMEKKEYMKSLQNILSLNQRILLSGPSGSEIYQETLIKALAKHFDARLLIVDSLILCHDSSKAKSNKITFREGDRVEYTGPGSLKLTPRGPAYGFRGKVVLAFEKNMFSKVGVRFNNQVPDGNDLGGFCEENHGFFCRASELRPDSSGSEEVSSLALGQLIEVISEESKSSNLIVLLKDVEKSFTECTESHEPLRSKLPPGVLIFGSRTQAESCKDQSHPGGFPFPRLPSANQILSNIFPDSWGSRLHEISRCATESTKHLDDLFPNKISIELPQNEAQLSDLKKKLECDTETLRAKANVLNIRKFLTSKEIECNDLEELSIKDRLLTNENVNKIVGYAVSYHYLHNKSNLHKDGKMVLPIESLKHGLSIEQNTHNGNKSSKNALKDVVTENEFEKKLLLDVIPPNDIGVTFEDIGALDNVKDTLKELVMLPLQRPEFFSIGLLRKPLKGILLFGPPGTGKTMLAKAVATEAGANFINVSMSSITSKWLGEAEKYVKAIFSLASKLSPAVIFVDEVDSLLGKRENPGEHEAMRKMKNEFMINWDGLRTKEQERVLVLGATNRPFDIDDAVIRRFPRRLMVSLPDASNREKILKVILSKEELGSDVDLELLANMTDGYSGNDLKNLCAAAALCPIREIVEKEKKEMSLARAEGRPEPRLYGSKDIRALGMDDFKFAHNQVCASFPPDSRNMNELLQWNDQYGEGGSRKKATPTYFM; encoded by the exons ATGGTGCAGGCTCGCCAGGGCTCCGCCGCCTCCCCtggcgacggcggcagcggcagcggcggcgggagagggagagggaggggcggcggccgcggcgagaAGCGCCCGTCGCCGTCGGCATCCCCATCGTCCGCCTCGCCGCAGTCCGCTTCCCCGACCAAGCGCAGCAAG gcggaggcggcgccggccgcggcggcggagacgaGTACGGGGCCAGCGGAGGCGCAGGTATCGAGGGAGCAGTGTCAGCCGCCAAAGCCGTGGGCGAAGCTGCTGTCGGAGAGCTCGCAG ACTCCTCATGTTCCTATATTTGGCAATGAAATTTCTGTTGGCAGAGGTGACAACTGTGACATATATTTGGGTGACCAATATGTTAGCAGAACTCTATGCATATTGCGGCATCTTGAG CAAGGAGGTCAATGTGAGTTAGAGGTCACAGGGAAAAATGGTCGGGTTGAAGTAAACGAAGGAACAATCAGCCAAGGCACCAAAGTTCCCCTCATAGGAGGAGATGAAGTTGCTTTCGGTGGACGTGGACGTTGCAGGCATGCCTAT ATTTTTCTGCATCCTCTAAGGGATAATAAAGTTACTGAATCAGTGCCAATCACTGCTGAACCTCTGGGGGCTAATGGCAAGAGTATTCACTTAGTAAACAGAAAAGGTGACAATTCAGCTGATGCTGGAGCCACCATATTAGCATCTGGACTTAATCATTTCGAGGACACATTAGCAGTCCCTACTGCATCATCTGGAGAGAATAACCAGAGAGTCGCAGAATCTG CTCTTGAAAATCAGAGCGATTGTACCAGGTTTCTTAATCCATCAGCCAATTTGCCTACGAGCGGATGTCAATCGTTTAAGGATGGGCTGAAACAAGGAATTCTTAGCCCAGATGATATTGAAGTAACCCTTGATAATTTCCCATATTATCTCAG TGAGAATACAAAGAACATACTCTTATCATCTGCATTCATACCCATGGAAAAGAAGGAGTACATGAAAAGCTTGCAAAACATTTTATCTCTAAATCAGCGAATTCTATTATCTGGTCCATCAG GGTCCGAAATTTATCAGGAAACATTGATAAAGGCACTTGCAAAGCATTTTGATGCTAGACTTCTCATAGTTGATTCTCTTATTCTGTGTCAT GATTCATCAAaagcaaaatccaacaaaatcaCTTTCAGAGAAG GGGACAGGGTAGAGTATACTGGTCCTGGTTCGTTGAAGTTGACACCGAG GGGCCCAGCTTACGGTTTTCGAGGCAAAGTGGTTCTTGCTTTTGAGAAAAACATGTTCTCTAAAGTTGGAGTTAGATTTAACAATCAGGTCCCCGATGGTAATGATCTCGGAGGTTTTTGCGAGGAAAATCATGGCTTCTTTTGTCGTG CTAGTGAACTTCGGCCAGACTCTTCTGGTAGTGAAGAAGTTAGTAGCCTTGCTTTAGGCCAGTTAATTGAG GTCATTTCAGAAGAAAGCAAAAGCAGCAATTTGATTGTGTTACTCAAAGATGTAGAGAAGTCATTCACTGAATGTACAGAATCGCATGAACCACTTAGAAGCAAACTTCCACCTGGTGTTCTGATATTTGGGTCTCGGACTCAGGCAGAGAGCTGCAAGGATCAG TCACATCCTGGAGGATTTCCTTTTCCGAGGCTTCCTAGTGCCAACCAGATACTAAGTAATATTTTCCCG GATAGCTGGGGAAGTAGATTGCATGAAATAAGCAGATGTGCTACAGAGTCAACAAAGCATCTAGATGACCTTTTCCCTAATAAAATTTCCATTGAACTTCCGCAG AATGAAGCACAGCTATcagatttgaagaaaaaactaGAGTGCGATACTGAAACCCTTAGAGCTAAAGCCAATGTTCTTAATATTCGTAAG TTTCTGACCAGCAAAGAAATCGAATGCAACGATCTTGAAGAATTATCCATCAAAGATCGATTACTGACTAACGAAA atgtgaATAAGATTGTGGGATATGCTGTTAGTTATCATTATCTGCACAATAAATCCAATTTACACAAGGATGGCAAAATGGTACTTCCAATTGAAAG CCTCAAGCATGGATTGAGTATAGAACAGAACACACACAATGGAAATAAAAGCTCAAAGAATGCACTAAAG GATGTGGTCACAGAGAATGAGTTTGAGAAAAAACTTCTGTTAGATGTTATCCCTCCTAACGACATTGGAGTTACCTTTGAGGACATCGGAGCCCTGGACAACGTGAAAGACACACTGAAGGAATTGGTGATGCTCCCTCTACAAAGACCTGAATTTTTCAGCATAGGGCTGCTAAGAAAG CCTTTGAAGGGAATACTGCTCTTTGGACCCCCTGGAACAGGTAAAACAATGCTCGCAAAAGCAGTAGCTACTGAAGCAGGTGCAAACTTTATCAATGTATCAATGTCAAGCATTACATCAAAG TGGTTAGGAGAAGCAGAGAAATATGTGAAGGCAATTTTCTCTTTGGCAAGTAAATTATCTCCTGCGGTAATATTTGTTGATGAG GTTGACAGTTTGCTAGGAAAGAGGGAAAATCCAGGAGAGCACGAAGCAATGCGCAAGATGAAAAATGAATTTATGATAAATTGGGATGGTTTGCGTACTAAAGAGCAAGAACGTGTATTGGTTCTTGGAGCCACAAATAGACCATTTGACATTGATGATGCTGTTATTCGAAGGTTTCCTCGCAG ATTGATGGTGAGCCTTCCTGATGCATCAAATAGAGAGAAGATTTTGAAAGTAATACTATCCAAAGAAGAGTTGGGATCAGATGTGGACCTTGAGTTACTTGCCAATATGACTGATGGATATTCGGGAAATGACTTGAAG AATCTCTGTGCAGCTGCAGCACTATGCCCCATTCGGGAAATCgtagagaaggaaaaaaag GAGATGAGTTTGGCCAGAGCTGAAGGTAGGCCTGAGCCTCGGTTGTATGGAAGCAAGGACATTCGTGCTCTTGGAATGGATGACTTCAAATTTGCCCATAACCAG GTGTGTGCTAGCTTCCCACCTGACTCAAGAAACATGAACGAGCTTCTCCAGTGGAACGACCAGTATGGCGAAGGCGGGTCGAGAAAGAAGGCAACACCAACCTACTTCATGTAG
- the LOC133906239 gene encoding uncharacterized protein LOC133906239 isoform X2, whose protein sequence is MLSFMVACKTPHVPIFGNEISVGRGDNCDIYLGDQYVSRTLCILRHLEQGGQCELEVTGKNGRVEVNEGTISQGTKVPLIGGDEVAFGGRGRCRHAYIFLHPLRDNKVTESVPITAEPLGANGKSIHLVNRKGDNSADAGATILASGLNHFEDTLAVPTASSGENNQRVAESALENQSDCTRFLNPSANLPTSGCQSFKDGLKQGILSPDDIEVTLDNFPYYLSENTKNILLSSAFIPMEKKEYMKSLQNILSLNQRILLSGPSGSEIYQETLIKALAKHFDARLLIVDSLILCHDSSKAKSNKITFREGDRVEYTGPGSLKLTPRGPAYGFRGKVVLAFEKNMFSKVGVRFNNQVPDGNDLGGFCEENHGFFCRASELRPDSSGSEEVSSLALGQLIEVISEESKSSNLIVLLKDVEKSFTECTESHEPLRSKLPPGVLIFGSRTQAESCKDQSHPGGFPFPRLPSANQILSNIFPDSWGSRLHEISRCATESTKHLDDLFPNKISIELPQNEAQLSDLKKKLECDTETLRAKANVLNIRKFLTSKEIECNDLEELSIKDRLLTNENVNKIVGYAVSYHYLHNKSNLHKDGKMVLPIESLKHGLSIEQNTHNGNKSSKNALKDVVTENEFEKKLLLDVIPPNDIGVTFEDIGALDNVKDTLKELVMLPLQRPEFFSIGLLRKPLKGILLFGPPGTGKTMLAKAVATEAGANFINVSMSSITSKWLGEAEKYVKAIFSLASKLSPAVIFVDEVDSLLGKRENPGEHEAMRKMKNEFMINWDGLRTKEQERVLVLGATNRPFDIDDAVIRRFPRRLMVSLPDASNREKILKVILSKEELGSDVDLELLANMTDGYSGNDLKNLCAAAALCPIREIVEKEKKEMSLARAEGRPEPRLYGSKDIRALGMDDFKFAHNQVCASFPPDSRNMNELLQWNDQYGEGGSRKKATPTYFM, encoded by the exons ATGCTTAGTTTCATGGTGGCCTGCAAG ACTCCTCATGTTCCTATATTTGGCAATGAAATTTCTGTTGGCAGAGGTGACAACTGTGACATATATTTGGGTGACCAATATGTTAGCAGAACTCTATGCATATTGCGGCATCTTGAG CAAGGAGGTCAATGTGAGTTAGAGGTCACAGGGAAAAATGGTCGGGTTGAAGTAAACGAAGGAACAATCAGCCAAGGCACCAAAGTTCCCCTCATAGGAGGAGATGAAGTTGCTTTCGGTGGACGTGGACGTTGCAGGCATGCCTAT ATTTTTCTGCATCCTCTAAGGGATAATAAAGTTACTGAATCAGTGCCAATCACTGCTGAACCTCTGGGGGCTAATGGCAAGAGTATTCACTTAGTAAACAGAAAAGGTGACAATTCAGCTGATGCTGGAGCCACCATATTAGCATCTGGACTTAATCATTTCGAGGACACATTAGCAGTCCCTACTGCATCATCTGGAGAGAATAACCAGAGAGTCGCAGAATCTG CTCTTGAAAATCAGAGCGATTGTACCAGGTTTCTTAATCCATCAGCCAATTTGCCTACGAGCGGATGTCAATCGTTTAAGGATGGGCTGAAACAAGGAATTCTTAGCCCAGATGATATTGAAGTAACCCTTGATAATTTCCCATATTATCTCAG TGAGAATACAAAGAACATACTCTTATCATCTGCATTCATACCCATGGAAAAGAAGGAGTACATGAAAAGCTTGCAAAACATTTTATCTCTAAATCAGCGAATTCTATTATCTGGTCCATCAG GGTCCGAAATTTATCAGGAAACATTGATAAAGGCACTTGCAAAGCATTTTGATGCTAGACTTCTCATAGTTGATTCTCTTATTCTGTGTCAT GATTCATCAAaagcaaaatccaacaaaatcaCTTTCAGAGAAG GGGACAGGGTAGAGTATACTGGTCCTGGTTCGTTGAAGTTGACACCGAG GGGCCCAGCTTACGGTTTTCGAGGCAAAGTGGTTCTTGCTTTTGAGAAAAACATGTTCTCTAAAGTTGGAGTTAGATTTAACAATCAGGTCCCCGATGGTAATGATCTCGGAGGTTTTTGCGAGGAAAATCATGGCTTCTTTTGTCGTG CTAGTGAACTTCGGCCAGACTCTTCTGGTAGTGAAGAAGTTAGTAGCCTTGCTTTAGGCCAGTTAATTGAG GTCATTTCAGAAGAAAGCAAAAGCAGCAATTTGATTGTGTTACTCAAAGATGTAGAGAAGTCATTCACTGAATGTACAGAATCGCATGAACCACTTAGAAGCAAACTTCCACCTGGTGTTCTGATATTTGGGTCTCGGACTCAGGCAGAGAGCTGCAAGGATCAG TCACATCCTGGAGGATTTCCTTTTCCGAGGCTTCCTAGTGCCAACCAGATACTAAGTAATATTTTCCCG GATAGCTGGGGAAGTAGATTGCATGAAATAAGCAGATGTGCTACAGAGTCAACAAAGCATCTAGATGACCTTTTCCCTAATAAAATTTCCATTGAACTTCCGCAG AATGAAGCACAGCTATcagatttgaagaaaaaactaGAGTGCGATACTGAAACCCTTAGAGCTAAAGCCAATGTTCTTAATATTCGTAAG TTTCTGACCAGCAAAGAAATCGAATGCAACGATCTTGAAGAATTATCCATCAAAGATCGATTACTGACTAACGAAA atgtgaATAAGATTGTGGGATATGCTGTTAGTTATCATTATCTGCACAATAAATCCAATTTACACAAGGATGGCAAAATGGTACTTCCAATTGAAAG CCTCAAGCATGGATTGAGTATAGAACAGAACACACACAATGGAAATAAAAGCTCAAAGAATGCACTAAAG GATGTGGTCACAGAGAATGAGTTTGAGAAAAAACTTCTGTTAGATGTTATCCCTCCTAACGACATTGGAGTTACCTTTGAGGACATCGGAGCCCTGGACAACGTGAAAGACACACTGAAGGAATTGGTGATGCTCCCTCTACAAAGACCTGAATTTTTCAGCATAGGGCTGCTAAGAAAG CCTTTGAAGGGAATACTGCTCTTTGGACCCCCTGGAACAGGTAAAACAATGCTCGCAAAAGCAGTAGCTACTGAAGCAGGTGCAAACTTTATCAATGTATCAATGTCAAGCATTACATCAAAG TGGTTAGGAGAAGCAGAGAAATATGTGAAGGCAATTTTCTCTTTGGCAAGTAAATTATCTCCTGCGGTAATATTTGTTGATGAG GTTGACAGTTTGCTAGGAAAGAGGGAAAATCCAGGAGAGCACGAAGCAATGCGCAAGATGAAAAATGAATTTATGATAAATTGGGATGGTTTGCGTACTAAAGAGCAAGAACGTGTATTGGTTCTTGGAGCCACAAATAGACCATTTGACATTGATGATGCTGTTATTCGAAGGTTTCCTCGCAG ATTGATGGTGAGCCTTCCTGATGCATCAAATAGAGAGAAGATTTTGAAAGTAATACTATCCAAAGAAGAGTTGGGATCAGATGTGGACCTTGAGTTACTTGCCAATATGACTGATGGATATTCGGGAAATGACTTGAAG AATCTCTGTGCAGCTGCAGCACTATGCCCCATTCGGGAAATCgtagagaaggaaaaaaag GAGATGAGTTTGGCCAGAGCTGAAGGTAGGCCTGAGCCTCGGTTGTATGGAAGCAAGGACATTCGTGCTCTTGGAATGGATGACTTCAAATTTGCCCATAACCAG GTGTGTGCTAGCTTCCCACCTGACTCAAGAAACATGAACGAGCTTCTCCAGTGGAACGACCAGTATGGCGAAGGCGGGTCGAGAAAGAAGGCAACACCAACCTACTTCATGTAG